From one Phaeodactylum tricornutum CCAP 1055/1 chromosome 16, whole genome shotgun sequence genomic stretch:
- a CDS encoding predicted protein, protein PFVLLVGNHSSGKSSFINYVLGRKVQTAGVAPTDDSFTIIAPGPADRDQDGPALVGDPDLGFSQLRQFGPTLMHHTALKIRSDIDSNFIMVDSPGMIDAPANYSGMLTKDARVMDRGYDFTGVVRWFADRADIVCLFFDPDKPGTTGETLSILLHALSGMDHKLLIVLNKADQFQKIHDFARAYGSLCWNLSKVIPRKDLPRIF, encoded by the coding sequence CCTTTTGTCCTTTTAGTCGGAAATCATTCGTCAGGGAAGTCTAGCTTCATCAACTATGTTCTAGGTAGAAAGGTTCAAACGGCAGGGGTTGCCCCCACGGACGATTCCTTTACTATTATCGCACCGGGTCCAGCCGATCGCGATCAAGATGGGCCCGCCTTGGTAGGCGATCCGGACTTGGGATTCTCGCAGCTGCGTCAGTTTGGTCCCACGCTGATGCATCACACGGCGCTAAAGATTCGGTCTGATATCGACAGTAACTTTATTATGGTGGATTCGCCAGGTATGATTGATGCGCCTGCCAACTATTCTGGCATGCTCACTAAAGATGCTCGCGTCATGGACCGTGGGTATGACTTCACGGGAGTGGTACGATGGTTCGCCGACCGTGCCGATATTGTATGCTTATTTTTTGATCCTGATAAGCCGGGAACAACGGGTGAAACTCTGAGTATTCTACTGCATGCACTGAGTGGCATGGACCACAAGCTGTTGATCGTACTCAATAAGGCGGACCAATTCCAGAAAATTCACGATTTTGCTCGAGCCTACGGATCCTTGTGTTGGAATCTAAGCAAAGTAATACCAAGGAAGGATTTGCCTCGCATTTTC
- a CDS encoding predicted protein has protein sequence MARNMLTENEKTTIRARATETLIALELDASRDPQASSWLNKALPASRSERCQYFDTEGFLHNPAFATDSECAAMKEQMRDLVESWDPSQALDSFGTDDKQNSKRGDYFLDSADQVHHFVEPDSLDEDGLRLKPENQSDKLTALNKSGHALHLMPGAFHDYCTSEKVRSLVTEMGWKDPVVPQSMYIFKQARTGGVVNSHQDSTFLFTTPRQSCLGLWLALDDATLDNGCLWVRPKSHNEATRRQYKRNTKYFGLDTDWEGAVPANGWQGLLDEGFVPIECRTGDLLAFCGELDHLSLANQSSRPRHTFQLHLVEGPEADVIWSPFNWLQ, from the exons ATGGCAAGAAACATGTTGACAGAAAATGAAAAGACAACGATTCGGGCAAGGGCAACAGAAACACTGATAGCTTTAGAACTTGACGCCAGTCGAGACCCCCAAGCGTCTTCATGGCTGAACAAAGCTCTCCCCGCATCGCGATCTGAGCGATGCCAGTATTTTGATACTGAAGGATTTTTGCACAATCCAGCATTTGCCACAGACTCGGAATGTGCTGCAATGAAAGAACAAATGAGAGACTTGGTGGAATCGTGGGATCCGTCGCAAGCCCTGGACTCATTCGGGACCGACGATAAGCAGAATTCCAAAAGAGGCGACTATTTCCTAGATTCTGCAGACCAAGTGCATCATTTTGTTGAGCCCGACTCTCTAGACGAAGATGGGTTGCGCCTGAAGCCGGAGAATCAATCGGACAAACTCACTGCTCTCAACAAATCAGGTCACGCCCTGCATTTGATGCCAGGGGCATTTCACGACTACTGTACATCCGAAAAGGTTCGGTCGCTTGTTACCGAGATGGGATGGAAGGATCCGGTCGTGCCGCAGAGTATGTACATTTTCAAGCAAGCGCGAACGGGGGGAGTGGTCAATTCACACCAGGACAGCACGTTTTTGTTCACGACTCCTCGACAGTCCTGTCTCGGTCTGTGGCTGGCTTTGGACGATGCAACACTAGACAATGGGTGTCTATGGGTTCGACCTAAATCGCATAACGAGGCCACTCGGAGACAGTATAAACGCAACACCAAATACTTTGGCTTGGA CACTGATTGGGAAGGTGCTGTTCCCGCAAACGGCTGGCAAGGTTTGCTAGACGAAGGTTTTGTTCCAATTGAATGCAGGACTGGCGATTTGTTAGCCTTTTGTGGCGAACTCGACCATCTTTCACTTGCAAACCAAAGCAGTCGTCCACGACACACATTCCAACTTCATCTGGTCGAAGGTCCAGAGGCGGACGTAATATGGTCTCCTTTCAATTGGCTACAG
- a CDS encoding predicted protein has product MVLATSANPRQASNDANNDGRSKNSEAYCERLALNLNTVKELPVSCRQYEGIVQKLETKEKESADPFAGMWAGSAAKARSSRAQGREHHAKIQRRLTTGATSTRRFSKLEEK; this is encoded by the exons ATGGTGCTCGCAACCTCTGCCAACCCTCGCCAAGCAAGCAACGacgctaaca ACGATGGTCGCAGCAAAAATTCGGAAGCATACTGTGAACGTCTTGCACTTAACCTCAACACCGTAAAGGAACTTCCGGTGTCGTGTCGTCAGTACGAAGGCATCGTACAAAAGCTTGAGACCAAGGAGAAGGAATCAGCAGATCCTTTTGCTGGCATGTGGGCAGGATCGGCCGCCAAGGCACGATCCTCCAGAGCGCAAGGACGAGAACATCATGCCAAGATTCAACGCCGCTTGACAACCGGAGCGACTTCGACACGCCGGTTCAGTaagttggaagaaaaataA
- a CDS encoding predicted protein produces the protein MWHRLIPVKGTARLSALSYYNFAGTTTCPAFREAVVSGRISNAQKRMLSTSGGVDIAPDKAKGTYNKSAATLRFYRILQRQCKELHRSLLVSTNENSDTKSAKDSFVLIQQPIDPHHAGGSQILSNITDASPSAILRLFWYWNEDLEDDEFDAMADWLDGVNSTWNETQPELSLSSRYGDGGCKTLWASPEALRQTIRQVFRHAPTQTTDGVTEATPTYVPYRAAWSIRAYQYLNDLREMQRTTSVSNEKNVRIVATSRCVDVSGVVGMGRGNPTTATIPWRTRFAYRIRIENHGAHAIQVLGRTWLIQELLNDQPTGEPVRVHAPQTGAVGKLPVLHPGEAFEYMSGCELATTVGEMKGCFHCCVVEDGTPSAVVGQHVEAFQSDQRFEVTVQPFPLLADSAAS, from the exons ATGTGGCATCGGTTGATTCCAGTCAAAGGTACGGCTCGCCTTTCTGCGCTGTCCTATTATAATTTTGCTGGTACCACTACATGCCCTGCTTTCCGTGAAGCAGTAGTCTCTGGGCGTATATCAAATGCTCAGAAACGAATGCTTTCGACCTCGGGGGGCGTTGACATCGCTCCAGACAAAGCAAAAGGAACTTACAATAAAAGTGCTGCTACGCTTCGTTTTTATCGCATTCTGCAACGCCAATGTAAAGAGCTGCATCGCTCGTTATTGGTTTCAACAAACGAAAATTCTGATACTAAAAGTGCAAAAGACTCTTTCGTACTGATACAACAGCCCATAGACCCCCACCACGCCGGTGGCTCGCAAATTCTTTCCAATATTACCGACGCATCGCCGTCGGCCATTTTGCGCCTCTTCTGGTACTGGAATGAAGATCTGGAGGATGATGAATTCGACGCCATGGCGGACTGGCTGGACGGGGTGAATTCAACTTGGAACGAAACGCAGCCGGAATTAAGTCTCTCCTCCCGATACGGCGATGGCGGTTGCAAAACCTTGTGGGCGTCTCCGGAAGCCCTGCGTCAGACCATCCGACAGGTTTTCCGACACGCACCCACCCAGACGACAGATGGAGTCACTGAAGCCACGCCGACATACGTCCCGTATCGCGCCGCCTGGTCCATTCGAGCTTACCAATACCTCAACGACCTACGCGAAATGCAACGAACGACCTCGGTGTCGAACGAAAAGAATGTCAGGATTGTCGCCACGAGTCGATGTGTCG ACGTGAGCGGAGTTGTTGGTATGGGACGAGGGAATCCAACGACGGCCACTATTCCGTGGCGCACCCGTTTTGCCTACCGTATCCGGATCGAGAATCACGGGGCGCACGCCATTCAGGTTTTGGGACGTACCTGGCTCATTCAAGAATTGCTGAACGACCAACCGACCGGTGAACCAGTTAGAGTACACGCTCCACAAACAGGGGCTGTTGGAAAGCTGCCGGTACTCCATCCTGGTGAAGCCTTTGAGTACATGAGTGGCTGCGAACTGGCGACGACTGTGGGCGAAATGAAGGGATGCTTTCATTGCTGCGTGGTTGAGGATGGAACACCGTCGGCTGTGGTGGGGCAGCACGTGGAAGCCTTCCAATCAGACCAACGATTCGAAGTGACCGTACAGCCGTTTCCGCTGCTAGCCGATAGCGCGGCATCCTAG
- the ATPase5-1B gene encoding P1B, P type ATPase (copper-transporting ATPase, heavy metal transporting ATPase) encodes MERALNKQGLGASILRDGTFTTAATSKPKTTGASVKSTFYVAHICCASEIPAINQVVEPLSGVLAVSINVTSKMVYVTHDTTSIAASQICAVLNEQGFGAEVKSDGGENFIVNYPKPAITLSGICWFLSMLSLLGGQLDILKYVGLAAVAFGLPTISGKAFRTLSRWQFDTNCLMFLAAMGAVVLQEYTEAAAVVFLFAISEWLEVRATARARHALSAIVHLRPEKANLVHPQTRQLVVIPASAVPVGALVSVKTGDKIPCDGIVVEGTTTVDESSLTGEARPIRKGLHDVVSGGTVNSGMAQIMVRTTSTSENSAVSRLIRLVEEAQANRSDTEKLVDEFAKIYTPFVVLAAVLMCSVPWAFGQETGRTWTENGLILIVVACPCAMIISTPVSYVAGLAATAQNGILIKGGAHLEALSLVKHICFDKTGTLTNGEFALLSLEDFAKNMSRKEVFEHLALMEERASHPVAQAILTGARNEKVSIPKDTELERHTIIAGEGVLGIINGREVHVGNERMFGRIGLLKDVPETVRAKVESWKGLGGTIGYMSIEGEGIVCAYCAADGVRAESASVVSRLRKCGIEVTMLTGDNRDAALAVGAQVGLSEQEIQSKLLPEEKLAFVESLSSGRTGGSILSNPCGQRRLVMMCGDGVNDAPALAAADIGVAMGAGAALAMETADIALLDSNLEKLEYSIRMGQRVTRKIKENVAFSLTVKFVVLGFALAGLTHLWAAIASDVGAMILVTLNAMLLLPKRQ; translated from the exons ATGGAGCGTGCCTTGAACAAGCAAGGCCTTGGTGCAAGCATACTTCGGGATGGGACTTTCACTACCGCTGCAACGTCGAAACCAAAAACCACTGGTGCAAGCGTCAAATCCACCTTTTATGTTGCCCACATTTGTTGTGCCAGCGAAATCCCCGCCATCAATCAAGTAGTGGAGCCGCTCTCGGGAGTGTTGGCCGTCTCGATCAACGTCACGAGTAAAATGGTGTACGTCACGCACGATACAACTAGCATTGCTGCGTCCCAAATTTGTGCTGTTTTGAACGAACAAGGGTTTGGTGCCGAAGTCAAGTCAGACGGGGGAGAAAATTTCATTG TCAACTATCCCAAACCGGCAATTACTCTTTCAGGTATTTGCTGGTTTTTATCCATGTTGAGTTTACTAGGTGGTCAGCTAGATATCCTCAAATATGTCGGTCTTGCCGCCGTTGCCTTTGGTTTGCCCACAATTTCGGGCAAAGCATTTCGTACGCTTTCACGCTGGCAATTTGACACAAACTGTCTAATGTTCTTAGCCGCCATGGGAGCTGTGGTGTTACAAGAGTATACCGAGGCGGCAGCGGTCGTCTTTTTGTTCGCCATTTCAGAGTGGCTGGAAGTACGCGCAACGGCTCGTGCCCGACATGCCCTATCGGCAATTGTACACTTACGACCCGAAAAGGCCAATCTGGTGCATCCACAGACACGACAATTGGTGGTGATTCCGGCGTCGGCGGTTCCTGTCGGGGCGCTAGTGTCGGTGAAGACCGGCGACAAGATCCCGTGCGATGGTATTGTCGTGGAAGGCACAACGACTGTAGACGAATCGTCCTTGACAGGAGAGGCCCGCCCCATTCGAAAAGGTTTACATGACGTTGTTTCGGGTGGCACGGTGAACTCTGGAATGGCCCAGATCATGGTGCGAACGACATCGACCTCGGAAAACTCGGCCGTGTCTCGTTTGATTCGGCTGGTCGAGGAAGCTCAAGCCAACCGATCGGACACGGAAAAGCTTGTGGACGAGTTTGCCAAGATATACACACCGTTCGTCGTGCTCGCGGCCGTTCTCATGTGCAGTGTACCGTGGGCTTTTGGACAGGAAACCGGTAGAACGTGGACTGAGAACGGGCTGATTCTGATCGTTGTGGCCTGTCCGTGTGCCATGATCATTTCGACGCCCGTGTCTTACGTTGCTGGTCTTGCCGCGACGGCTCAAAATGGAATTCTTATCAAAGGTGGTGCACACTTGGAGGCGCTCAGCCTCGTGAAGCATATTTGCTTTGACAAGACGGGTACGCTGACGAACGGGGAGTTTGCGTTGCTCAGCCTGGAAGACTTTGCGAAGAATATGTCGCGTAAGGAGGTATTTGAACACCTGGCCTTGATGGAAGAGCGCGCGTCGCATCCTGTGGCGCAAGCCATCTTGACCGGTGCCCGCAACGAGAAAGTTAGTATACCGAAAGATACGGAACTCGAGAGGCACACCATCATTGCTGGCGAGGGCGTTTTGGGCATTATCAACGGGCGCGAGGTGCACGTTGGTAACGAGAGGATGTTTGGTCGTATCGGTTTATTGAAGGACGTACCCGAGACGGTACGGGCCAAGGTAGAATCGTGGAAGGGTCTTGGAGGGACGATTGGGTACATGAGTATAGAAGGGGAGGGAATTGTGTGTGCGTACTGCGCGGCCGATGGTGTCCGAGCCGAGTCTGCTAGTGTTGTGAGTCGTTTGAGGAAGTGCGGTATTGAAGTGACCATGTTGACCGGGGACAATCGCGACGCAGCGTTGGCAGTTGGAGCGCAAGTGGGTTTGTCTGAGCAGGAGATCCAGTCCAAGCTACTGCCCGAAGAGAAGCTGGCGTTTGTTGAATCTTTGAGCTCTGGCCGTACTGGAGgttcaattttgtcgaatCCATGTGGTCAGCGGCGCTTGGTGATGATGTGTGGGGACGGGGTGAACGACGCGCCAGCTTTGGCAGCTGCGGACATTGGTGTAGCAATGGGTGCTGGGGCGGCGCTTGCAATGGAAACTGCGGACATCGCACTACTGGATTCAAATCTAGAGAAGCTCGAATATAGCATCAGGATGGGCCAAAGGGTTACGCGTAAAATCAAAGAAAACGTGGCTTTTAGTTTAACCGTGAAATTTGTGGTTCTTGGCTTCGCACTTGCCGGGCTGACTCATCTTTGGGCAGCTATAGCAAGCGACGTCGGAGCCATGATTTTAGTTACCTTAAATGCAATGTTGCTCTTGCCGAAACGCCAGAG
- a CDS encoding predicted protein, producing the protein MTEKELPKSKPESRESCDSVVVAPPRLQRTETGSLVPPMLSRRRSSVHRRSPTLSRYQTTSIDKHYEISNQILAACDSNYNQGCLRTAYALGVQYLETALLEIPKHGYFNSVRHERERMQTALHAVRIGNRLGEIQNNDVPWSTSDRERLEKLQKLALEQVDKASQDQYESQRAATETEIRKQESSAEWVLCEPFLACSESLTLMLRREDHEPRYHSTYSQRPLSGQQPRQFASADWEESASDAHKTPTITTKLLASKAPVPTDDYVFAPIDKVQCCRTDNAYALAKTAPYDTSKSTSERLSRNFVEKLSLEKALFLSGLEVFDESVQGDEARVTPFSGRDTASTSSTCLSATLQLATLSSIYHEDLDQLRRAGLIRISFADTYQGCVPGSTNGCTVIAPLFCIHHLVESQEIPDPGLPDATITHVIDHETPAILRQLRRQLGLSEQAYLIPSDVHDFFIENGQLAQSQFVNVVGGNILDDVHLSAFVDSLEAESVNGRQVAATLFFHEHVVAILKLQRGKGKCWYDFIDSLPLRKTLSRPGEDDIHLDRRLGVNLAQPEISDSCLPMTARIRCLDSSALKVFLRWYACSKFGEENVCYINAYEWDDLQSDFDPRVFQAFVWADTA; encoded by the coding sequence ATGACAGAAAAAGAGTTGCCAAAGTCGAAACCGGAGTCTCGTGAGAGTTGTGACTCTGTAGTGGTCGCGCCGCCTCGATTGCAGCGGACGGAAACTGGTTCGCTGGTACCACCGATGTTGTCCCGACGACGTTCCAGTGTCCATCGCCGGTCACCGACGCTGAGCAGGTACCAAACAACGTCTATTGACAAGCACTACGAGATTAGCAATCAAATATTGGCTGCTTGTGATTCGAATTACAATCAGGGATGCTTGCGCACAGCGTACGCGCTCGGCGTGCAATATTTAGAAACGGCCTTGCTGGAAATCCCCAAACACGGCTACTTTAACAGTGTTCGTCACGAAAGGGAGCGGATGCAAACAGCACTGCACGCTGTACGGATCGGCAATCGGTTGGGAGAGATTCAGAACAACGATGTCCCTTGGTCGACATCCGATCGAGAACGGCTGGAAAaactgcaaaagctggcACTCGAACAAGTGGACAAGGCCTCACAAGATCAGTATGAATCCCAACGTGCGGCAACGGAAACCGAAATTCGGAAACAAGAATCCTCGGCGGAATGGGTACTCTGTGAACCCTTCCTAGCTTGTTCGGAGTCATTAACTTTGATGCTGCGCCGGGAGGATCACGAGCCGCGGTATCACAGTACCTATTCGCAACGTCCGTTGTCGGGCCAGCAACCGAGACAATTTGCTTCCGCCGATTGGGAGGAATCCGCTAGCGACGCCCATAAAACACCAACAATTACAACTAAGCTGTTGGCTTCCAAGGCACCCGTTCCGACCGATGACTACGTTTTTGCACCCATCGATAAGGTCCAATGTTGCCGGACCGATAACGCTTATGCACTTGCCAAAACGGCACCGTACGACACGTCAAAGTCGACCTCCGAACGTCTGTCACGGAATTTTGTCGAAAAGTTATCTCTGGAAAAGGCTTTGTTTTTGTCCGGTTTAGAAGTCTTTGATGAATCTGTCCAAGGAGACGAAGCTAGGGTCACACCTTTTTCCGGAAGAGATACAGCGTCCACTTCTTCCACGTGCTTGTCGGCCACGCTACAACTGGCGACACTGTCGTCTATTTATCACGAAGATTTAGATCAGTTAAGACGAGCAGGTCTGATAAGGATTAGTTTTGCGGACACGTATCAAGGATGTGTTCCCGGTTCGACGAATGGCTGCACGGTTATTGCACCCCTCTTTTGTATTCACCATTTGGTGGAATCGCAAGAAATTCCAGATCCCGGCCTACCCGATGCCACCATCACCCATGTTATCGATCACGAAACACCTGCCATTTTACGGCAACTACGAAGGCAACTTGGTTTGTCCGAGCAAGCATATTTGATTCCTTCGGACGTCCACGACTTTTTCATTGAAAACGGACAACTAGCACAGAGTCAATTCGTTAATGTTGTGGGTGGCAACATTCTGGACGACGTTCACTTGTCGGCGTTTGTCGACTCGTTGGAAGCAGAATCCGTGAATGGACGGCAGGTAGCGGCTACTTTATTCTTCCACGAACATGTTGTTGCGATTCTCAAGCTACAACGCGGAAAGGGCAAGTGCTGGTACGACTTCATCGACAGCTTACCGCTGAGAAAAACCTTAAGCCGTCCCGGCGAAGACGATATCCATTTAGATCGTCGTCTCGGCGTCAATCTCGCGCAACCAGAAATATCAGACTCATGTCTACCGATGACGGCAAGGATTCGATGTTTGGATTCTTCGGCTTTGAAGGTATTCTTGCGCTGGTACGCGTGCAGCAAGTTCGGGGAAGAAAACGTGTGTTACATCAACGCATACGAATGGGATGATCTTCAGTCTGATTTTGATCCACGTGTTTTTCAGGCGTTCGTATGGGCAGACACTGCATAG
- a CDS encoding predicted protein: MYRTRPNLRLASTKRGMRRILKYQGPVNEYIRQAVLAGTYRTTEELERVKKERRESADDLQTIMRRFRQDIVRGSAITDYPIEYLILQSHPPVPDPPRLNRKLERQMKEPPSPLAKLVQKHLKQHGDDGGSRTAPVGHRSTEEYYRHLLGVAAPSTQTALGNKTAQVQKAYAKAVKQYELMRVDGLSEADAMLRVDDLLEEQARNEKTMSTQRVKAAQAFRERVGPEFKIHNMAWEAKAEIDQQEQRRASNTANDSSENAAEEPFLGATQNFELLASVFANDATKIQGLMRWSERLAAVPYTEWTIGASTALDHWMARQLLGMSEETWATLLEGDSPDLLAQGRDLVRLRETLFPETILEAPDSIVDESEEEAPAVEEEDPAEKSIEELLASLGGLKTSGETGGNRKKPSSSSWSWLEDLGSADLDVRIDRFVEQLQDWRYRNVQTPYNEWPQPDQNEFSEWLKEFVESVSSDAERGTIDYVATRKALLSSPPVDREQAGAFWSNLQHDTQAISLLDAMRADGPPPGASILHAAFWDLPYDTQLECLLNLGALRPILDEYTKESDRLAFLHRFGDIVLAGVELEHLVPDPDGPVTTADLSPATVEEMKIHPSSRFRLEKRPYMSESNIAADEKSRALFHAWNQHKAGRARYEEKLFQTGRLGLRYSDRIPRHDEFPEEEKK; encoded by the coding sequence ATGTATCGTACTCGACCCAACTTGCGTCTGGCGTCCACGAAACGCGGGATGCGCCGGATCCTCAAGTACCAGGGCCCGGTCAACGAATACATCCGCCAGGCGGTGCTCGCGGGAACTTACCGCACTACCGAAGAACTTGAGCGTGTCAAGAAAGAACGTCGTGAATCCGCCGACGATTTGCAAACGATTATGcgtcgctttcgtcaagATATTGTGCGTGGATCCGCCATAACGGACTATCCCATCGAGTACCTCATCTTGCAATCGCACCCACCTGTACCAGACCCTCCGCGCTTGAACCGCAAACTCGAACGCCAAATGAAAGAACCCCCGAGTCCCCTTGCCAAACTCGTGCAAAAGCATTTGAAACAACACGGAGACGATGGAGGCAGCCGCACGGCCCCGGTTGGACACCGTTCGACCGAAGAATACTACCGTCATTTGCTGGGAGTCGCGGCTCCCTCGACCCAAACCGCACTAGGCAACAAAACGGCTCAAGTCCAAAAGGCGTACGCCAAAGCCGTCAAACAGTACGAACTCATGCGTGTCGACGGCTTATCCGAAGCGGACGCCATGCTCCGCGTGGACGACCTCTTGGAGGAACAGGCCCGCAACGAAAAGACCATGTCAACTCAGCGAGTGAAAGCCGCACAGGCCTTTCGGGAACGGGTCGGACCAGAATTTAAGATCCACAATATGGCTTGGGAAGCGAAAGCCGAGATTGATCAGCAGGAGCAGCGTCGGGCCAGCAATACGGCCAACGACTCATCGGAAAATGCTGCTGAGGAACCCTTCTTGGGGGCGACGCAAAATTTCGAACTGCTCGCTTCCGTTTTCGCCAACGACGCTACAAAAATTCAAGGTCTCATGCGTTGGAGTGAGCGCCTCGCGGCCGTGCCCTACACTGAATGGACAATCGGGGCCTCGACAGCCTTGGATCACTGGATGGCACGACAACTGTTGGGTATGAGTGAAGAAACCTGGGCGACCTTGCTCGAAGGAGACTCGCCCGATTTGCTAGCACAAGGACGCGATTTAGTTCGCTTGCGGGAAACGCTCTTTCCGGAAACCATTCTTGAAGCCCCGGATAGCATTGTCGATGAGAGTGAGGAAGAAGCGCCAGCTGTCGAAGAGGAGGATCCAGCTGAAAAGAGTATCGAAGAACTACTCGCATCTCTAGGTGGCCTCAAAACTTCCGGTGAAACGGGTGGCAACAGAAAGAAACCGAGTAGCAGTTCGTGGAGCTGGCTGGAAGACCTCGGTAGCGCTGATTTAGATGTCCGTATCGATCGATTCGTCGAGCAACTCCAGGACTGGCGCTACCGAAATGTTCAGACTCCCTACAACGAGTGGCCACAGCCGGACCAAAATGAGTTTAGTGAATGGCTCAAGGAATTTGTGGAATCTGTCTCGTCTGATGCTGAACGGGGAACCATAGATTATGTCGCTACACGTAAGGCGCTTTTGTCTTCGCCCCCGGTGGATCGCGAACAAGCTGGTGCGTTCTGGAGCAACCTACAGCATGATACCCAAGCCATTTCTTTATTGGATGCCATGCGGGCGGATGGACCTCCCCCCGGTGCCAGTATATTGCACGCTGCTTTCTGGGATCTGCCGTATGATACCCAGCTCGAATGTCTTTTGAACCTGGGGGCTCTCCGACCAATCCTTGACGAATACACGAAGGAATCGGACCGTCTCGCCTTTTTGCATCGATTCGGGGACATAGTGCTGGCCGGTGTCGAGCTGGAGCATCTTGTTCCGGACCCGGATGGCCCCGTGACCACTGCCGATTTAAGTCCAGCCACGgtagaagaaatgaaaattcATCCAAGCTCTCGGTTCCGTTTGGAAAAACGTCCTTATATGTCCGAGTCAAACATTGCGGCTGACGAAAAGTCACGGGCCTTGTTTCACGCCTGGAATCAACACAAGGCCGGACGTGCACGGTACGAAGAGAAGCTATTTCAAACGGGGCGACTGGGATTGCGCTACAGTGACAGAATCCCCAGACACGACGAGTTTccagaagaagagaaaaagtaA